The DNA window CTGCCGGCAGCGAACGCGATGGGCTCCACGGTCTTCCAGGGCGGAGCGATCGTCGGCCCGCTGCTCGCCGGCGCGCTGATCCCGGTCGTCGGCCTGTCCACGATGTACCTCGTCGACGCGATCGCGCTCACCGCGACGCTCTGGGCCGTCTGGAAGCTGCCCCCGATCCCGCCGCTCGGCACGGCGGCGCGACGCGCTGGCATCCGCGAGATCTTCCACGGGTTCGCCTATCTGGTCAAGCAGAAGATCGTGCTGGTCGGCTTCCTCGCCGACATCATCGCGATGGTCTTCGGCATGCCCCGCGCCCTGTTTCCGCAAATCGCGACCGAAACTTTCGGCGATCCGGCGAGCGGCGGTCTCGCGATCGGCTTCCTGTACGCCGCAATACCGGTAGGCGCGCTGATCGGCGGACTACTTTCCGGAACGTTCTCGAGAATCCGAAGACACGGCGCGGCGGTCGCCGTCGCGGTCGGCGTCTGGGGCGTCGCCATGATCGGCTTCGGCCTGTCGAACACGCTCTGGCTCGCGGTGTTCTTCCTCGCAATCGGGGGCGCGGCCGACCTGGTCAGCATGGTGTTCCGCGGAACGATCATGCAGCAGGCCGCGACCGACGAGATGCGCGGCCGCCTGCAGGGTACGCACACCGTCGTCGTGGTCGGCGGACCGCGGCTCGCCGACATGCTGCACGGTGGCATCGGCGCCGCCGCCGGAACCACGATCGCGGTCAGCGGCGGAGGCGTCCTCGTCGTCGTCGCGATGGCCGCGACCCTGCTGTTGTTCCCGATCTTCTGGCGCTACCGCGCGGCCGACCCGGTCAAGGAGTGACCAGCCGCACGAGCTGCTCGGCACACCACCGCCGGAACTCCGGCGACCGCGGATCGAGACCAGAGATCCCCTGCACGTGTTGGGGAAGCGCGATCGGTGCGAACGTGACCGCATAGGACAGCAACAACAGGAATGCCGGGTCGATCGCGTCGGTGACCTCGCCGTCCCGCTGCCGTTGGGCCATCCGTTCGACCGCGGAACGCAGCCCCGCGACGAGCTGCGAGTCCGGCGCTTCGTCGCCCAGCGCGTTCCACACGACGAGCCGCGACCAGTCCGGGTCGTCCAGCACGACGTCGAGGTACGTCGAGACCGACGAGGCGTAGCTCTCGCTCTGCTCACCGCGGGCGGCTTCCGCCGAACGCCAGCGCGCACGGAGCTCGTTCAGCACCCCCTGCTTCCCGCCGAAGTAGTACGAGATCAACTGCTGGTTGACACCGGCACGTTCGGCGATCGACGCCGTACGCGCGCCGGCGAAGCCCTTCGTGCCGAACTCCGCAAGCGCTGCTCGCAGGATCGCCTCGCGGGTCTGCTCGGCCGCTCGCCCGCGCTCTTCGGCGGACGGCGCGCGTCGGGGACGAGTCGCCATGGCACGAGACGATAGCGAGTCAATCAACTAGTTGACAAGTGTCATTCAAACGATTGACACTCGACGGCATGAGCGAAGCAGTGGTCTTCACCGAGTACGGCCCACCCGAAGTGCTCCACGTCGTCGACCTCGAGCCGCGCGAGCCGGGACCGCGCGAGGTCCGGGTGCGAGTCAGGGCAGCGGGCGTGCAGCCGTTCGACAACCTGTTCCGTAGCGGAGCGACCAAGGGCTACGTCCCGGCGAAATTTCCGCAGCAGACCGGCAACGAGCTCGCGGGCGTCGTCGAAAGTATCGGCGCGGAGGTGACCGAGTTCCGAGAAGGCGACGAGGTCCTCGGATGGGTCGCGC is part of the Tenggerimyces flavus genome and encodes:
- a CDS encoding MFS transporter codes for the protein MDTRPLRYAPYRRLWTSSIITAVGSQLTAVAVPLQIYDMTHSSAYIGLSAVFALVPLVIFGLWGGAIADAVDRRKLMLVTNTGIAVTSLLFFVQAALGLESIWLLFILLAFQQACAGANQPARSASIPRLVPLELLPAANAMGSTVFQGGAIVGPLLAGALIPVVGLSTMYLVDAIALTATLWAVWKLPPIPPLGTAARRAGIREIFHGFAYLVKQKIVLVGFLADIIAMVFGMPRALFPQIATETFGDPASGGLAIGFLYAAIPVGALIGGLLSGTFSRIRRHGAAVAVAVGVWGVAMIGFGLSNTLWLAVFFLAIGGAADLVSMVFRGTIMQQAATDEMRGRLQGTHTVVVVGGPRLADMLHGGIGAAAGTTIAVSGGGVLVVVAMAATLLLFPIFWRYRAADPVKE
- a CDS encoding TetR/AcrR family transcriptional regulator, with amino-acid sequence MATRPRRAPSAEERGRAAEQTREAILRAALAEFGTKGFAGARTASIAERAGVNQQLISYYFGGKQGVLNELRARWRSAEAARGEQSESYASSVSTYLDVVLDDPDWSRLVVWNALGDEAPDSQLVAGLRSAVERMAQRQRDGEVTDAIDPAFLLLLSYAVTFAPIALPQHVQGISGLDPRSPEFRRWCAEQLVRLVTP